Proteins encoded within one genomic window of Variovorax sp. OAS795:
- a CDS encoding caspase family protein, with protein MQLLLSLALLLAGNAVFAAQRALLVGVSELVNQPQSLWLQAPRNDVMLMRDALLKQGFAAPDITVLADGVGGAALPESRAIHEALGRLLAQSRSGDFVLLYFSGHGARWRDAGKRYQEPDGLAENFLARDVRGAVGVDTALAGGVRDVDFDAWVQAFLARNVFVWSVFDTCAATSMTRSTQAAAGGTAEGPPDDEVRWRGLRAAQLRGALPQATAEAAVPATPPASERVARARYVAFFASESHQITPELRLPRKSRGAQPQGLLTWAVVGALERRPATWRELFDGVLSFYPPVIDELAQRFPTRELPSPVAEGNLDAQLFANSDVAASTRPVWRAQRSGDTLVLQAGLIDGLQPQQELRLTATMEDGTVRSEKARLLQADIDSARVAVPPALRALSGAASWSASALAPPPALALRVRGDKGALPPRMSLDYPASVAAVAGNAPGEAPADVRWTDLGAAGLRIEVLSPALRSGSEASAQVVPDQAGLRRRLEALARLKWWTQLAALGTGGSAQVEGLEAVLEIWSGERLVRSEPVQRAGASLLPLRAGERAALSVRNASGHSIDMVVVGVDAQGGLRAVYPDDPGETNRFERGTPGAPAAKRFELPWFEAPGGRLLVLASTASPYTSPRLFGAGPSDAGAPEVRVRGQLSEGKARQTFAAMVHWAGDAPPAK; from the coding sequence TTGCAGCTGCTGTTGTCCCTCGCGCTGCTGCTCGCCGGCAACGCCGTCTTCGCCGCCCAGCGCGCCCTGCTCGTCGGCGTTTCCGAACTCGTCAACCAACCGCAGTCGCTCTGGCTGCAGGCGCCGCGCAACGATGTGATGCTGATGCGCGATGCGCTGCTGAAGCAGGGCTTCGCGGCACCCGACATCACCGTGCTGGCCGACGGCGTGGGCGGCGCGGCGCTGCCCGAATCGCGCGCCATCCACGAGGCGCTCGGCCGGCTGCTCGCGCAATCCAGGAGCGGCGACTTCGTGCTGCTGTATTTCTCAGGCCATGGCGCGCGCTGGCGCGACGCCGGCAAGCGCTACCAGGAGCCCGACGGCCTGGCCGAGAACTTCCTCGCGCGCGACGTGCGCGGCGCGGTGGGCGTGGACACGGCGCTCGCCGGCGGCGTGCGCGACGTGGACTTCGACGCCTGGGTGCAGGCCTTTCTCGCGCGCAATGTGTTCGTGTGGTCGGTGTTCGACACCTGCGCCGCCACCTCGATGACGCGCAGCACCCAGGCCGCCGCCGGCGGCACCGCCGAAGGCCCGCCAGACGACGAAGTGCGCTGGCGCGGACTGCGTGCCGCGCAGTTGCGCGGCGCGCTGCCGCAGGCCACCGCCGAGGCCGCCGTGCCGGCCACACCGCCGGCATCGGAACGCGTGGCGCGGGCACGCTACGTGGCCTTCTTCGCATCGGAGAGCCACCAGATCACGCCCGAGCTCCGCCTTCCGCGCAAGAGCCGCGGCGCGCAGCCGCAGGGCCTGCTCACCTGGGCCGTGGTGGGCGCGCTCGAGCGCCGGCCCGCCACCTGGCGCGAGCTTTTCGACGGCGTGCTCTCCTTCTATCCACCGGTCATCGACGAGCTCGCGCAGCGCTTCCCCACCCGCGAGCTGCCGTCGCCGGTGGCCGAAGGCAACCTCGATGCGCAGCTGTTCGCCAACAGCGACGTGGCGGCCTCGACGCGGCCGGTGTGGCGCGCGCAGCGCAGCGGCGACACCCTCGTGCTGCAGGCGGGGCTGATCGACGGGCTCCAGCCGCAGCAAGAGCTGCGGCTCACCGCCACGATGGAAGACGGCACCGTGCGCAGCGAAAAGGCGCGGCTGCTGCAGGCCGACATCGATTCCGCGCGCGTGGCCGTGCCGCCCGCACTGCGCGCGCTTTCGGGCGCCGCGTCGTGGAGCGCTTCTGCGCTGGCGCCGCCGCCCGCGCTCGCGTTGCGCGTGCGCGGCGACAAGGGCGCACTGCCGCCGCGCATGAGCCTGGACTACCCGGCGTCGGTCGCCGCGGTGGCCGGCAATGCACCCGGCGAGGCACCGGCCGACGTGCGCTGGACCGACCTCGGCGCGGCCGGCCTGCGCATCGAGGTGCTGTCGCCCGCGCTGCGCAGCGGCTCAGAGGCCTCGGCGCAGGTGGTGCCCGACCAGGCCGGGCTGCGCCGCCGGCTCGAAGCCCTGGCCCGCCTGAAGTGGTGGACCCAGCTCGCCGCGCTCGGCACTGGCGGCAGTGCGCAGGTCGAGGGGCTCGAGGCCGTCCTGGAGATCTGGAGCGGCGAGCGCCTGGTGCGCAGCGAACCGGTGCAGCGGGCGGGCGCATCGCTCCTGCCGCTGCGCGCGGGCGAGCGCGCCGCGCTCAGCGTGCGCAACGCCAGCGGCCATTCGATCGACATGGTGGTGGTGGGCGTGGACGCGCAGGGCGGCTTGCGCGCGGTCTACCCCGACGACCCGGGCGAGACCAACCGCTTCGAGCGCGGCACGCCGGGTGCGCCCGCCGCCAAGCGCTTCGAGCTGCCCTGGTTCGAGGCGCCCGGCGGCCGCCTGCTCGTGCTGGCTTCCACCGCCAGCCCCTACACCAGCCCGCGCCTCTTCGGGGCGGGGCCGAGCGATGCGGGCGCGCCCGAGGTGCGCGTGCGCGGGCAACTGTCCGAAGGCAAGGCCCGCCAGACCTTTGCCGCCATGGTGCATTGGGCGGGCGATGCGCCGCCCGCCAAGTAA
- a CDS encoding type VI secretion system accessory protein TagJ: MSTSAELIKSSDPVAALKALSDEVRAKPADSKQRVFMAQLLCVLGQWERALNQLTVAAELDALAVPMKQVYGEAVRCEGLRAEVFAGTRTPMIFGQPDEWLALLIESLLRQGRGELDLAEDLRQRAFDAAPAIGGTIDGVPFEWLADADMRLGPVLEAFVNGKYYWIPYARLAHIKIEAPEDLRDCVWMPAHLLLENGGETLALIPTRYEGTEKSQDGELLLARKTEWRELRPEVWAGCGQRVLGSDAGEYALMDVREILFNAVAQPIEEGAAEQGGHGG; this comes from the coding sequence ATGAGCACCTCTGCCGAACTCATCAAGTCCTCCGACCCGGTCGCTGCGCTCAAGGCGCTGAGCGACGAGGTCCGCGCCAAGCCCGCCGACAGCAAGCAGCGCGTCTTCATGGCGCAGCTGCTGTGCGTGCTGGGCCAGTGGGAGCGCGCGCTCAACCAGCTGACCGTCGCGGCCGAGCTCGACGCGCTCGCCGTTCCCATGAAGCAGGTCTACGGCGAGGCCGTGCGCTGCGAGGGCCTGCGCGCCGAGGTGTTTGCCGGCACGCGCACGCCCATGATCTTCGGCCAGCCGGACGAATGGCTGGCACTGCTGATCGAATCGCTGCTGCGCCAGGGCCGCGGCGAGCTCGACCTGGCCGAAGACCTGCGCCAGCGTGCCTTCGATGCCGCACCCGCCATCGGCGGCACCATCGACGGCGTGCCTTTCGAATGGCTGGCCGATGCCGACATGCGGCTGGGCCCCGTGCTCGAGGCCTTCGTCAACGGCAAGTACTACTGGATTCCCTATGCGCGGCTCGCGCACATCAAGATCGAAGCGCCGGAAGACCTGCGCGACTGCGTTTGGATGCCCGCGCACCTGCTCCTGGAGAACGGCGGCGAGACGCTGGCGCTCATTCCCACCCGCTACGAAGGCACCGAGAAAAGCCAGGATGGCGAACTGCTGCTCGCGCGCAAGACCGAGTGGCGCGAACTGCGCCCAGAGGTCTGGGCCGGCTGTGGCCAGCGCGTGCTCGGCAGCGATGCGGGCGAGTACGCGCTCATGGACGTGCGCGAGATCCTCTTCAACGCGGTGGCGCAGCCGATCGAGGAGGGCGCAGCGGAACAGGGCGGCCACGGTGGTTGA
- the tssE gene encoding type VI secretion system baseplate subunit TssE, whose amino-acid sequence MVELTAQERLQPSLLDRLVDHAPDEKRESDEKRTLTKQALRQAVLRDLSWLFNATGYGLAMDDRQYPHAARSVINYGLPMLSGQFTSSVQRVSMEQALKNAILQFEPRILPRTLEVELVMEGSALDSHNSIGLQIRGMLWAQPVPLEFLMRSRVDLEEGRIEIVDMAQRS is encoded by the coding sequence GTGGTTGAGCTCACGGCCCAGGAGCGCCTTCAGCCGTCGCTGCTCGACCGGCTGGTGGACCATGCGCCCGACGAGAAGCGCGAGAGCGACGAGAAGCGCACGCTGACCAAGCAGGCGCTGCGCCAGGCCGTGCTGCGCGACCTGAGCTGGCTCTTCAACGCCACCGGCTACGGCCTGGCGATGGACGACAGGCAATACCCCCACGCCGCGCGCTCCGTCATCAATTACGGATTGCCTATGCTGTCTGGCCAGTTCACCTCGTCGGTGCAGCGTGTCAGCATGGAACAGGCTTTGAAGAACGCGATCCTGCAGTTCGAGCCCCGCATCCTGCCCCGAACCCTCGAAGTCGAACTCGTCATGGAAGGCTCCGCACTGGACTCCCACAACAGCATTGGCCTGCAGATCCGCGGGATGCTGTGGGCGCAGCCCGTGCCGCTCGAGTTCCTGATGCGCAGCCGCGTCGACCTGGAAGAAGGCCGGATCGAGATCGTGGACATGGCGCAGCGCTCATGA
- the tssF gene encoding type VI secretion system baseplate subunit TssF, producing the protein MDPRLLNLYEQELRYFRESSSEFARAFPKIAHRLGIEGQEVADPYVERLIEATAFLSARVNLKLDAEYPRFTGHLLDIVYPNFLAPTPAMAVASFAHDPDDANLATGPTLPRGSGLRARQAVGQNTHCEFRTAGALRLWPIEVQRAQYFTYAPDLPLNTHPQSRAIRGGLRIGLHATAGLKFNQIAIDELVMHLGGAEDVAWQLHECALGQPIGVMVRPLSPTGALQGEARSLPASAIGAVGFEDDEALLPVTATGFSGFRLLQEYFAFPQRFQFLRISGLQALLSTMPVSDLELVLLFSRGDAALEKLVGVDNVQLHCVPIVNLFNKRLDRVPLTEGVSQFHLVPDRTRPQDFEVHTVTEVVGHGAPGADAAAAEQLFRPFYSAFHGTRHSHPAYFTTTRDPRMLSVRQRTEGHRSSHIGSEVYMQIVDPQQAPYSAALRQLAVSALCTNRDLPLLMPLGRENDFDCIDSFPAQRVRMVRGPSRPVSPVVSQGLGWRVLDHLALNYLSISDSTPEQGAAALRETLMLYAVHADEMRQGQVRGLLSVKSKPVARRLPLKGPIAFGRGLEVTVEVDKDAFHGHSVFLFGAVLSRYLARHVEVNHFVETVLRVAGKGENMRWRPLCGTRQIL; encoded by the coding sequence GTGGACCCCCGGTTGCTGAACCTCTACGAGCAGGAGCTGCGCTACTTTCGCGAGAGCTCCTCGGAGTTCGCGCGCGCGTTTCCCAAGATCGCGCACCGCCTGGGCATCGAGGGCCAGGAGGTCGCCGACCCGTATGTGGAGCGGCTGATCGAGGCCACGGCGTTCCTGTCGGCGCGCGTCAATCTGAAGCTCGATGCCGAGTACCCGCGCTTCACGGGCCACCTGCTCGACATCGTCTATCCCAACTTCCTTGCGCCCACGCCGGCCATGGCCGTGGCCTCGTTCGCGCACGACCCCGACGACGCCAACCTGGCCACCGGTCCCACGCTGCCGCGCGGCAGCGGGCTGCGCGCGCGCCAGGCCGTGGGGCAGAACACGCATTGCGAGTTCCGCACCGCAGGTGCACTGCGGCTCTGGCCCATCGAGGTGCAGCGCGCGCAGTACTTCACCTATGCGCCGGACCTGCCGCTCAACACGCACCCGCAATCGCGTGCCATCCGCGGAGGCCTGCGCATCGGGCTGCATGCCACCGCCGGCCTCAAGTTCAACCAGATCGCGATCGACGAGCTGGTGATGCACCTGGGGGGTGCCGAAGACGTGGCCTGGCAGCTGCACGAATGCGCACTGGGCCAGCCCATCGGCGTGATGGTGCGGCCGCTGTCGCCCACCGGCGCATTGCAGGGCGAGGCGCGCAGCCTGCCCGCAAGCGCCATCGGCGCCGTGGGCTTCGAGGACGACGAGGCGCTGCTGCCCGTCACGGCCACGGGCTTCTCGGGCTTCCGGCTGCTGCAGGAGTACTTCGCGTTTCCGCAGCGCTTCCAGTTCCTTCGGATCTCGGGGCTGCAGGCGCTGCTGTCCACCATGCCGGTGTCCGACCTGGAACTGGTGCTGCTTTTTTCGCGCGGCGATGCGGCGCTCGAAAAGCTCGTGGGGGTGGACAACGTGCAGCTGCACTGCGTGCCGATCGTCAACCTGTTCAACAAGCGGCTCGACCGCGTGCCGCTGACCGAGGGCGTGAGCCAGTTCCACCTGGTGCCCGACCGCACGCGCCCGCAGGATTTCGAGGTGCACACGGTGACCGAGGTCGTCGGCCACGGCGCGCCCGGCGCGGACGCGGCAGCGGCCGAGCAGCTGTTCCGGCCCTTCTATTCGGCCTTCCACGGCACGCGGCACAGCCACCCGGCCTACTTCACGACCACGCGCGATCCGCGCATGCTGTCGGTGCGGCAGCGCACCGAAGGCCATCGCAGCAGCCACATCGGCTCCGAGGTCTACATGCAGATCGTCGATCCGCAGCAGGCGCCCTATTCGGCCGCGCTGCGGCAGCTGGCGGTGTCCGCGCTGTGCACCAACCGCGACCTGCCGCTCCTGATGCCGCTCGGCCGCGAAAATGACTTCGACTGCATCGACTCGTTCCCGGCGCAGCGCGTGCGCATGGTGCGCGGACCGTCGCGGCCGGTGTCGCCGGTGGTGAGCCAGGGCCTCGGATGGCGCGTGCTCGACCACCTGGCGCTCAACTACCTTTCCATTTCCGACAGCACGCCGGAGCAGGGCGCCGCGGCGCTGCGCGAAACCCTGATGCTCTATGCCGTGCACGCCGACGAGATGCGCCAGGGCCAGGTGCGCGGCCTGCTGTCGGTCAAGAGCAAGCCGGTGGCGCGCCGCCTGCCGCTCAAGGGGCCGATCGCCTTCGGACGCGGGCTCGAGGTGACGGTCGAGGTCGACAAGGACGCCTTCCACGGGCACAGCGTCTTCCTGTTCGGTGCCGTGCTGTCGCGCTACCTGGCGCGCCACGTGGAGGTCAACCACTTCGTCGAGACGGTGCTGCGCGTGGCGGGCAAGGGCGAGAACATGCGATGGAGGCCGCTGTGCGGGACACGCCAGATTCTGTAG
- the tssG gene encoding type VI secretion system baseplate subunit TssG produces MRDTPDSVAGRVDGALRAWSAEPWSFDYFAVMRRLESVAGTTPRWGRALLPSAEPVRVGQEPSLSFAPASFSRFEPATADSPPRLRQHFFSYVGPNGPLPVHLSDFIRERSLNHGDPTWLAFLDSFLHRFSLHFYRAWAQSRPAVALDRPGEDRFRLQVGALVGMGMPGRIGRDEIHDDARLHFSGWLARRVHNAESVESVLCSYFGVPVTLERWVGHWMSLPAGELTRLGQGESSRSMGMGAMLGTRAWDRQHRVRLHVGPLSLDQYRMFLPIGDAQPVLQRWMQQLLGDELEWDAQLALQGAQVPPTRLGQAKGNAPRLGWIAWLGQRPRAKDAADVRIGSRPMAARAAQATVGAAA; encoded by the coding sequence GTGCGGGACACGCCAGATTCTGTAGCCGGCCGCGTCGACGGCGCGCTGCGCGCATGGTCGGCCGAGCCCTGGTCCTTCGACTACTTCGCGGTGATGCGGCGGCTCGAGTCGGTGGCCGGCACCACGCCGCGCTGGGGCCGCGCGCTGCTGCCGAGCGCCGAGCCGGTGCGCGTGGGGCAGGAGCCGTCGCTGTCGTTCGCGCCCGCCAGCTTCAGCCGCTTCGAGCCCGCGACAGCCGATTCGCCGCCGCGCCTGCGCCAGCATTTCTTCAGCTACGTGGGCCCCAACGGCCCGCTGCCGGTGCACCTGAGCGACTTCATCCGCGAGCGCAGCCTGAACCATGGCGACCCGACCTGGCTGGCCTTTCTCGACAGCTTCCTGCACCGCTTCTCGCTGCACTTCTACCGTGCCTGGGCCCAGTCGCGGCCCGCGGTGGCGCTCGACCGTCCGGGCGAAGACCGCTTCCGGCTGCAGGTGGGCGCGCTCGTGGGCATGGGCATGCCCGGGCGCATCGGCCGCGACGAGATCCACGACGACGCGCGGCTCCATTTCTCGGGCTGGCTGGCGCGCCGCGTGCACAACGCGGAGAGCGTGGAATCGGTGCTGTGCAGCTACTTCGGCGTGCCCGTCACGCTCGAGCGCTGGGTCGGCCACTGGATGAGCCTGCCCGCGGGCGAACTCACGCGGCTCGGGCAGGGCGAGAGTTCGCGCTCGATGGGCATGGGCGCCATGCTCGGCACGCGGGCGTGGGACCGGCAGCACCGCGTGCGCCTGCACGTGGGCCCGCTCTCTCTGGACCAGTACCGCATGTTCCTGCCCATCGGCGATGCGCAGCCCGTGCTGCAGCGCTGGATGCAGCAGCTGCTCGGCGACGAGCTCGAGTGGGACGCGCAGCTTGCGCTGCAAGGCGCGCAGGTGCCGCCCACGCGCCTGGGGCAAGCCAAGGGCAACGCGCCGCGCCTCGGATGGATCGCGTGGCTCGGGCAGCGCCCGCGCGCCAAGGATGCGGCGGACGTGCGCATAGGCAGCCGCCCGATGGCCGCCCGTGCCGCCCAGGCCACCGTGGGAGCCGCCGCATGA
- a CDS encoding methyltransferase domain-containing protein → MVAHLLAACEGHAPPRASDGYVETLFDSYAGSFDASLEKLHYRAPELVARAVQDMYGPPSAHLAVVDAGCGTGLCAPLLRPWAAHLAGCDLSVGMLQRAEQRGGYDVLHKAELTHYLRTQPAHFDLVASADTLCYFGDLHEVLAAAARALRPEGGVVFTVEAMVGGRDDFRIEGSGRYRHAAAHVEACLATAGFGAVRIEPIVPRREAGQDVQGWLASARLSAH, encoded by the coding sequence GTGGTCGCGCATCTGCTGGCCGCCTGCGAGGGGCATGCGCCCCCGCGGGCCAGCGACGGCTATGTGGAGACGTTGTTCGACAGCTACGCCGGAAGCTTCGACGCGAGCCTGGAGAAGCTGCACTACCGCGCACCCGAACTGGTGGCGCGCGCGGTGCAGGACATGTATGGCCCGCCGTCCGCGCATCTGGCCGTGGTCGATGCCGGCTGCGGCACCGGACTCTGCGCCCCGCTGCTGCGGCCCTGGGCCGCGCACCTGGCTGGCTGCGACCTGTCGGTCGGCATGCTGCAGCGCGCGGAGCAGCGCGGCGGCTACGACGTGCTGCACAAGGCCGAGCTCACTCATTACCTGCGCACCCAGCCCGCCCACTTCGACCTGGTGGCATCGGCCGACACGCTGTGCTACTTCGGCGACCTCCACGAGGTGCTGGCGGCAGCCGCGCGTGCGCTGCGTCCGGAAGGCGGCGTGGTGTTCACGGTCGAGGCCATGGTCGGGGGCCGGGACGACTTCAGGATCGAGGGCAGCGGCCGCTACCGCCATGCGGCTGCGCATGTCGAGGCCTGTCTTGCGACTGCCGGTTTCGGTGCCGTGCGCATCGAGCCGATCGTTCCGCGCCGCGAAGCGGGGCAGGACGTGCAGGGGTGGCTGGCCAGCGCAAGGCTTTCCGCGCATTGA
- the tssH gene encoding type VI secretion system ATPase TssH translates to MSEISRTALFGKLNSLAYKAIEGATVFCKMRGNPYVELEHWFAQLLQAQDSDLHRVIQHYGLDVSVIAKDITAALDRLPRGATAISDFSPHIENAIERAWTYATLQFGEAQVRTGYILVGMLKTQSLRNPLFGLSKQFEKVKVEDLADNFVKICDPSPESQMRAQDGTGMGSGAPGEDSGAMAPAAMGKGDALKKFAVDLTEKAKKGEMDPVTGRDEEIRQIVDILMRRRQNNPLLTGEAGVGKTAVVEGFAQRLARGDVPPQLKDVKLLTLDIGLLQAGASMKGEFEQRLRQVIDEVQSSPTPIILFIDEIHTLVGAGGAAGTGDAANLLKPALARGNLRTIGATTWAEYKKYIEKDPALTRRFQVVQVPEPDEVKAILMLRGVASVLEKHHRVQLLDEAIEAAVKLSHRYIPARQLPDKAVSLLDTACARVAVSQHATPPEVEDCMRRIEGLTVEQEIIGREATIGIDVTKRSAQVEALLAESKLQLEGLNARWQEEKGLVDRLLELRSKLRAGSKPVDTASAEGNAKADVPPPQPSAGAAGSEDRAALLEELHALQAKIHAVQGESPLILPSVDEQAVASVVADWTGIPVGRMVKNEVEAVLKLADTLNMRVIGQKHGLEMIARRIQTSRARLDNPQKPIGVFMLCGTSGVGKTETALALAEALYGGEQNIITINMSEFQEAHTVSTLKGAPPGYVGYGEGGILTEAVRRRPYSVVLLDEVEKAHPDVHEIFFQVFDKGWMEDGEGRMIDFKNTIILLTTNAGSELVMSMCRDPELLPDSNALADALKAPLMKVFPPALLGRIVTIPYYPLSPDMMKKIVRLQLGRIKKRVETNHGVPFEYSEAVVDQVVARCQDPESGGRVIDAILTNTVLPTISVEYLQRLASGGEIRRVALDVKDADFTYAFD, encoded by the coding sequence ATGAGTGAAATCAGCCGCACCGCCCTTTTTGGCAAGCTCAACTCGCTGGCCTACAAGGCCATCGAAGGCGCCACCGTGTTCTGCAAGATGCGCGGCAACCCGTACGTGGAGCTGGAGCATTGGTTCGCTCAGCTGCTGCAGGCGCAGGACTCCGACCTGCACCGCGTGATCCAGCACTACGGCCTGGATGTGTCGGTCATCGCCAAGGACATCACGGCCGCGCTCGACCGGCTGCCGCGCGGCGCCACCGCCATCAGCGACTTTTCCCCGCACATCGAGAACGCCATCGAGCGCGCCTGGACCTACGCCACGCTGCAGTTCGGCGAGGCGCAGGTGCGCACCGGCTACATCCTGGTCGGCATGCTGAAGACGCAGAGCCTGCGCAACCCGCTGTTCGGCTTGTCGAAGCAGTTCGAGAAGGTGAAGGTCGAGGACCTGGCCGACAACTTCGTGAAGATCTGCGACCCTTCGCCCGAATCGCAGATGCGCGCGCAGGATGGCACCGGCATGGGCAGCGGTGCACCGGGCGAAGACTCCGGCGCCATGGCGCCCGCCGCCATGGGCAAGGGCGATGCCCTGAAAAAATTTGCTGTCGACCTGACCGAGAAGGCGAAGAAGGGGGAGATGGATCCGGTGACCGGGCGGGACGAGGAAATCCGCCAGATCGTCGACATCCTGATGCGGCGCCGCCAGAACAACCCGCTGTTGACGGGTGAGGCGGGCGTCGGCAAGACCGCGGTGGTGGAAGGCTTCGCGCAGCGCCTGGCGCGCGGCGACGTGCCGCCGCAGTTGAAGGACGTGAAGCTGCTCACGCTCGACATCGGCCTGTTGCAGGCGGGTGCGAGCATGAAGGGCGAGTTCGAGCAGCGGCTGCGCCAGGTGATCGACGAGGTGCAGAGCTCGCCCACGCCCATCATCCTGTTCATCGACGAGATCCACACGCTGGTGGGCGCGGGCGGCGCGGCCGGCACCGGCGATGCGGCCAACCTGCTGAAGCCCGCCTTGGCGCGCGGCAACCTGCGCACCATCGGCGCGACCACCTGGGCCGAGTACAAGAAGTACATCGAGAAGGACCCGGCGCTCACGCGGCGCTTCCAGGTCGTGCAGGTGCCCGAGCCCGACGAGGTGAAGGCCATCCTGATGCTGCGCGGCGTGGCCAGCGTGCTGGAGAAGCACCACCGCGTGCAGCTGCTCGACGAGGCCATCGAGGCGGCCGTGAAACTGTCGCACCGCTACATTCCCGCGCGCCAGCTGCCGGACAAGGCCGTGAGCCTGCTGGACACCGCCTGCGCCCGCGTGGCCGTGTCGCAGCACGCCACGCCGCCCGAGGTGGAGGACTGCATGCGGCGCATCGAGGGCCTGACGGTCGAGCAGGAGATCATCGGCCGCGAGGCCACCATCGGCATCGACGTGACCAAGCGCTCGGCGCAGGTGGAGGCGCTGCTGGCCGAATCGAAGCTGCAGCTCGAAGGCTTGAATGCGCGCTGGCAGGAGGAAAAAGGGCTGGTCGACAGGTTGCTCGAATTGCGCAGCAAGTTGCGTGCGGGAAGCAAGCCGGTGGACACCGCTTCCGCAGAGGGCAATGCGAAGGCCGACGTGCCCCCACCCCAACCCTCCGCCGGCGCGGCAGGGAGCGAAGACCGCGCAGCGCTGCTTGAAGAACTGCATGCGTTGCAGGCCAAGATCCACGCGGTGCAGGGCGAGTCACCACTGATCCTTCCGTCGGTCGACGAACAGGCCGTGGCCTCGGTGGTCGCGGACTGGACCGGCATTCCGGTCGGCCGCATGGTGAAGAACGAGGTCGAGGCGGTGCTCAAGCTCGCCGACACGCTGAACATGCGCGTCATCGGCCAGAAGCATGGCCTCGAAATGATCGCGCGCCGCATCCAGACCTCGCGCGCGCGGCTGGACAACCCGCAAAAACCCATCGGCGTGTTCATGCTCTGCGGCACCTCGGGCGTCGGCAAGACCGAGACCGCGCTGGCGCTGGCCGAGGCGCTCTATGGCGGCGAGCAGAACATCATCACCATCAACATGAGCGAGTTCCAGGAAGCGCACACGGTCTCCACGCTCAAGGGCGCGCCGCCCGGCTACGTGGGCTACGGCGAGGGCGGCATCCTGACCGAGGCCGTGCGCCGGCGCCCCTACAGCGTGGTGCTGCTCGACGAGGTGGAAAAGGCCCACCCCGACGTGCACGAGATCTTCTTCCAGGTCTTCGACAAGGGCTGGATGGAAGACGGCGAGGGCCGCATGATCGACTTCAAGAACACGATCATCCTGCTCACCACCAATGCCGGCAGCGAGCTGGTCATGAGCATGTGCCGCGACCCCGAGCTGCTGCCCGATTCCAACGCGCTGGCCGATGCGCTCAAGGCGCCGCTCATGAAGGTGTTCCCGCCCGCGCTGCTGGGCCGCATCGTCACCATCCCCTACTACCCGCTGTCGCCCGACATGATGAAGAAGATCGTGCGGCTGCAGCTGGGCCGCATCAAGAAGCGCGTGGAGACCAACCATGGCGTGCCCTTCGAGTACAGCGAGGCGGTGGTCGACCAGGTGGTGGCGCGCTGCCAGGACCCGGAGTCCGGTGGCCGCGTGATCGACGCGATCCTGACCAACACGGTGCTGCCGACCATCTCGGTCGAGTACCTGCAGAGGTTGGCTTCCGGCGGCGAGATCCGCCGCGTGGCGCTCGACGTGAAAGACGCCGACTTCACCTACGCCTTCGATTGA